The Pseudogulbenkiania sp. MAI-1 sequence GTGGGACTGGCGCCGATCAAGGCTTCCTTGCCACGCTGCGGGTCCACCACCTTCTGTACCAGGTGCGGCTTGAACATGGTGCCGTCGTTGGCCAGCGTCGCGACGCCGTTGGCCAGCTGCAGCGGGGTGTAGGCGTTGAAGCCCTGGCCGATGCCGATGCTGACCACGTCGGCGGGGTACCAGCGGCGCACTTCCGGCCGGTACTTGGCGAAGCGCCTGGCTTTCCATTCCTTGGACGGCAGCACGCCGGCGGCCTCGCCATCGAGGTCGATGCCGGTCTTGCTGCCCAGCCCGAACTGGCCGATCAGCGGATGGATGCGGTCGATGCCCATGTCCCAGGCCAGCTTGTAGAAGAAGGTATCGCTGGAGACCTGAATCGCCTTGGCCAGATTGGCCATGCCGTTGCCGCGCGGGTTGGAGTCGCGGAACTGGTGGCTGGAGCCGGGCAGGGTGAAGTAGCCGGGCGCCGGGCGGACGTCGTTGGGGCCGATCGAACCGGCTTCCAGCGCCGCCATCGCCATGAACGGTTTGAAGGTCGAGCCGGGCGGGTAGAGGCCGCGCAAGGCGCGGTTGACCAGCGGCTTCTCCCAATCCTCGTTCAGTTCCTTCCAGGTCTGGCTGTCGATGCCGTCGATGAACAGCGAGGGGTCGAAGCCGGGCTTGGACAGGAAGGCCAGCACGCCGCCGTCGCGCGGGTCGATCGCCACCAGTGCGCCGCGGCGCTTGCCGAACAGCTTGTCGGCGATCTCCTGCAGGCGGATGTCGAGCGCCAGGTGCAGGCTCCGGCCGTTGACGGGGGGAGTGCGGCGCAGCGTGCGGATGGCGCGTCCACCGGCGTCGGTTTCCATCTCCTCGAAGCCGACCGTGCCGTGCAGCTCGTCCTCGTAGGTGTATTCCAGCCCGGTCTTGCCGATATAGGTGGTGCCGCGGTAGTTGGTGGTCTTGTTCTCTTCTTCCAGCCGCTCCACGTCGCGGGTGTTGATGCGGCCGATGTAGCCCAGCACGTGGCTGGTCAATTCCTTGAACGGGTAGTCGCGGAACAGCCGCGCCTTGACCTCGACGCCGGGGAAGCGCCAGGCGTGCGCCGCCATGCGCGCCGCCTCTTCCTCGGAGAGTTTGGTCTTGAGCGGGATCGCCTCGAAGCTGCGCGTCT is a genomic window containing:
- the mrdA gene encoding penicillin-binding protein 2, which produces MSRPTRFKNAQAEESQFQLRLIVAYAIMVLLFLLLVSRFVWLQVMQHEHFSTLAQNNRISLVPILPSRGLIVDRNGVILAQNYSAYTLELTLSKIDDLDATIAELGTLVNITPRDLKLFKKLRAETRSFEAIPLKTKLSEEEAARMAAHAWRFPGVEVKARLFRDYPFKELTSHVLGYIGRINTRDVERLEEENKTTNYRGTTYIGKTGLEYTYEDELHGTVGFEEMETDAGGRAIRTLRRTPPVNGRSLHLALDIRLQEIADKLFGKRRGALVAIDPRDGGVLAFLSKPGFDPSLFIDGIDSQTWKELNEDWEKPLVNRALRGLYPPGSTFKPFMAMAALEAGSIGPNDVRPAPGYFTLPGSSHQFRDSNPRGNGMANLAKAIQVSSDTFFYKLAWDMGIDRIHPLIGQFGLGSKTGIDLDGEAAGVLPSKEWKARRFAKYRPEVRRWYPADVVSIGIGQGFNAYTPLQLANGVATLANDGTMFKPHLVQKVVDPQRGKEALIGASPTRRLPFKAAHFDYVKHGMQMVLQPGGTAARIGVNLPYTMAGKTGTAQVVQIKQGAKYNAAAIAERYRDHSWFVAFAPVEAPKIALAVIVENAGFGAAAAAPIARAVTDFYLTGKVPADLSGQLQTVKTETRSAEEIARAQAERAAEEQESHDATPAP